Below is a genomic region from Syntrophorhabdales bacterium.
ACTTCTCCTCTAAGAATGAGATAGGATCTGTGGGGATGCCCCGCTTCCACACTTCGTAGTGAAGGTGAGGGCCTGTGGCGTTGCCGGTGGCTCCTGACAATGCTATCGTATCCCCGCGTCTCACCCTCTGCCCCACCTTTACCAAGTTATGCTTGTTGTGGGCGTAGGCAGTGCTGTAATCATGACCGTGCTCCACGACCACGATATTTCCATTGCCACCCACCCAGCCCGAGACGATCACGATGCCGTCGGCCGTGGCTTTCACTGGTGTACCCGAAGGCATCCTGATGTCCAGGCCTGAATGAAACGCCGGCTCGCCGGTTTGCGGCTTGGCCCTTTTTCCAAAGCCGGAACTCAGGGCGCCGGGCGCCGGCCACCCGACGGGCGTGGCAAAATAGGCATCCCTTTGTTCGCGCATGAATCGCTTGATCTCCGCGACAGAGGCCACCGCTTCTGCCACTTGCTTTCTCAGGAGTTCGAGGTCCGGATTGCCGGTTTCATTTGGATTGATCGCCTCGAGCACTCTTTTCTTTGATTTCAATGAAAAGAGGCGCCTGAACTCTTCCTCTGCAGTCTGAAGTGATGTCAGGGTGTGACGCATTTCAAAGAACTGGCTGGAGAAGTACGATAGTTTCCTGCTCATGTCGACATACTGCGCGGTCTGCACGCCCACGGAGAGGACATAAAAGGTGCCCAAGCCCCACAGAACAGGAATAGCGACAAGCACCGTCAGCGGCACCTTGAGACGCAGCAACCTGGACTTTGAATGAGGCACGATCATGATAGTCACAGGAATAAAAGCCCTTCGGAGTAATCGTCGAATTCTCATCATAGTCAGCGGTGATGTAGGTTAAATTGAATTTTCTGGTGGTAAGTTCCATTTGTAACACACCCCCCAAAACCTGTCCAGAAAAAAATGCGGGCCTCAAATCTTGTATTGGCAGCGGGATGATGCTATCTTTTGTCGCCGAAATGACAGAACTCTTCGCGTGGGCCATCAGTTTCATTCTCCATCTGGACAAGCACCTGGACATGGTCATACGGAGTTATGGCCTCTGGACACACCTCATACTCTTTCTCATTATTTTCTGTGAGACCGGTCTTGTCGTAACACCCATACTTCCGGGAGATTCCCTGCTCTTTGCCGCCGGTACATTTGCTGCTCTCGGCTCTCTGAGTCTGACCTGGATAGTCGTATCACTCTCTATAGCGGCGGTTGCGGGAGACACGGTCAATTATTGGATCGGCCATTTGGTAGGGCCCAAGGTATTCACCCGCAAGAAATCGCGATTCTTCAAACGCGAATATCTTGACCGCACTCACCGATTTTACGAAAAATATGGCGGCAAGACGATCATCATAGCGCGCTTC
It encodes:
- a CDS encoding M23 family metallopeptidase produces the protein MIVPHSKSRLLRLKVPLTVLVAIPVLWGLGTFYVLSVGVQTAQYVDMSRKLSYFSSQFFEMRHTLTSLQTAEEEFRRLFSLKSKKRVLEAINPNETGNPDLELLRKQVAEAVASVAEIKRFMREQRDAYFATPVGWPAPGALSSGFGKRAKPQTGEPAFHSGLDIRMPSGTPVKATADGIVIVSGWVGGNGNIVVVEHGHDYSTAYAHNKHNLVKVGQRVRRGDTIALSGATGNATGPHLHYEVWKRGIPTDPISFLEEKS
- a CDS encoding DedA family protein — protein: MMLSFVAEMTELFAWAISFILHLDKHLDMVIRSYGLWTHLILFLIIFCETGLVVTPILPGDSLLFAAGTFAALGSLSLTWIVVSLSIAAVAGDTVNYWIGHLVGPKVFTRKKSRFFKREYLDRTHRFYEKYGGKTIIIARFVPIIRTFAPFVAGIGSMTYARFIVYNVAGGVGWIAILVLAGYLFGNVPIVKRNFSLVILAIILISILPGVIEFVRQRRTSTS